Below is a window of Enterococcus gilvus ATCC BAA-350 DNA.
TGAAAGACCAGCTCCCCCTTCTTCATTCCTAATAAATAATCAGAAAAACGCGAAGCATGATTTAAATCATGGATCGTCATCAAGATCGTTTTTCCTTGACGATTGATTTCCTGCAGCAATTCTAAAATCTCTAATTGATGCGCCGGATCTAAGAAGGTGATCGGCTCATCCAAAATCAAGATATCTGTGTCTTGAGCTAGCGCCATCGCGATCCAGACGCGCTGCTGCTGCCCGCCGGATAAGGTGGTCAGCGTCCGGTCTTTTAGATCCATTAAATTAGTCGCCTGCAACGCCCAAGCAATCAATTGATGGTCCTGTTCCTTTAAGCCTGAGAAGCCCTTTTGATAAGGAAACCTGCCATAAGCGACGATCTCCTCGACAGTCAATCCGCTGATTTGATTGGTACTTTGTGACAAGGATGCTATTTTTTGAGCAACCGTTTTGGTATCCAATCGTTGAACGTTCTCCCCATCGATAAACACCTCTCCCTTCGCTGGTTCGAGAATTCGCGCCAACGCTTTCAAGAAAGTTGATTTTCCACTTCCATTCGGGCCAATAAGACTGGTGATCTGCCCTTTCGGTATTTCTACTGTGATATCGTTCACAACAATTTTTTTGTCGTAGCCGATTGAAAGATCAGTTGTCTGTAAGTTTGTCATAGATCTTCCTCATTTCTCTGATAATCGTTCTCAATTATGACGCTATTTTCCACCATCGTCAACTGTCTATTAAAGAAAAATGAGTGTTGACACCCTTTGTGCTTTCGGTAATAATGTTAATTGAGAATATTTCTCAATTAAATTTGAAGGAGTTTTCAAATGTATAAAAAAATCGTTTTAGGAACTGTTTCGCTTCTCGCACTATTCAGTTTAGCTGCTTGCGGGCAAAGCAGCGACAGTAAAGATAGCACAACTGACGTTCGGACCCTGACCGATGCGCAAGATCATAAGGTAAAAATTCCCAAGAAACCAAAAAAAATCATCGCTTCGTACCTCGAGGATTATCTTGTGGCGCTGGATGAAAAGCCGGTGGCTCAATGGACCGTTGGTGAAGGACGGATTCAGCACTATCTACAGGATGACCTGAAAGGCATTCCCACTATCAACTATGACCTGCCCTATGAAGATGTTTTAAAATTTGAACCTGATCTATTGTTGATTGGTTCCAATGGGTCTCTTGAAGGCGGAAAATACAAAGAGTACGCCAAAATCGCCCCAACCTATGTCGTAAAAAATGGCGACAACGTGACTTGGCGTGACCAATTAGAAGACATCGGGAACGTTTTAGATAAAAAGGACCAAGCGAAAGAAGTAGAGAAAAACTACGATGCCCTTGTCACTAAGACCAAAGACGAGTTGAAGGATAAGATCGAAGGCAAATCGGCGGCAGTTTTATGGGTGACCAACAACTCCGCATTCATGGTGGCTGATACACGTTCAAGCGGGCAGCTGCTTTACAAGGAATTAGGCTTTGAAGTGCCCAAGCTGACAAAAGACGTGAGTGAAAAAGCCACTGCTGACTTTTCGCAAGTTTCCTTAGAAAGCCTCTCGCAACTAGATGCCGACTATCTCTTCTTAGTCAACAGCGATTCTGGTGCAGCTATGTTCAAAGACCCTCTGTGGGAAAACATTCCGGCTGTCAAAAACAAGCAGCTATTTGAATTTGATGGCAATTCCAGCTGGTTATACAACGGGCCTATCGCCTATACCAAAATGGTTGAAAACATTCGTGATACCTTAAAATAAGAAATGCCGATCTGGCTAAGAGCTTTCCTGTTAGAAGACTCTTAGACCAGACGGCATTTATTTTTTGCTTCGACGTGTTCGTGTATTTGAAGGTGTCGGCGCTTGTATCTTAACAAGAAATTTCAAGCGATACGGTTCATGGTAACGTACCCCGCCTTTGACAAAATCCCCGCCTACGATAAACAGCCCTATGGGATTCAATGGTTCCGCTTGGCGGATCGTTCCGATCACTTCCAGCTCGCGGTAATTTCTGCCGATCTGCAATTGATAGGTATCCCCATTGATCTGCTTGACATAATAGTAGGGATAAAGCGTATTTTCATCGATCAAGAATCCTTCTTCTTTTGTCAGGTCTCTTGTCTTGATTTCTTTTTCATCAATTAACGATTGAATATTTTCGACTAGCTTTAATTGGTAGTCTTCCTCAAAATCCACAGGCAATTCCTTCGCGTGTTCAAATGCCTTTTTCGTTTTCTTCGGCTGTTCGTTTTGAATATTAAAGGCATCATCCGGCAAGTATTTAACAAATAGCTGCGTGATATCTCCTTTTACGTTTTTATCTAAAAAGTAGTAAAAGAAATTTAAAACAAAGAAATAGACCAATCCAAGGAAAACCAATCCATAGATCACTAATTGTAAATAATTCTGATTCAACCAAAGCCCATACACGATTCTTAAAATATAGACCGTGGGTATGATGCTTAATAAGGTATAGGCACGGTTTGAATATTTGGGGCTAATATCTAAAAACCCAAGAAATTTATTCAACCCGTTAATAATATCTAACAAAATGGTCATTGATTTTCACCTGCTTCTGAACCCGCCGGTTGTTGATTCGCCGCTGGCTGCTGTTGTGTTGGTGTCGTTTGCGACTCTTCCGTTGAAGAAGGCTGCGGAGCGACAGGGGTCTCCTCTTTTGAATCCCCGTTGAACTCCCTTTGATTCGTCGCAGCAGAGCTTTCTTGACCCGAGCTGTTGGTCTCAGGGACTACCTGACTTGATGAGCCTTCGGTAGTGACCGTGCTGGATTCATTCGGAACACTGTTGGATTCTCGAGAAGAATCACTGGTCTGCGAAGTCGTTTCAGTGGTCGGTGTCGGTGACTTCACTTGACGATAACTAGAATTATTTAAGATTCCTGTAGTCGTTGCAATCAAAATTGACAACGTCAAAAGGGCAATTGGCTTTAAAATCGGTGGCACGTTGCGCATCTGATCCTTCCTTTCTCATTGCTTTACTTAATAACTAGTTTTATCACTGGAAGGTTAGCTTTTGTTTAGGAATCTATGAAGATTTTATGTAGATTTGTAAAAAGAGGCGAGGATTATATAAAAAAAGTCAGCAATCATTGTAGATTGCTGACTCATCAGTGTAATTATTTTACTTCTTTATGCAAAGTAACTTTACGTTCGCGTGGGCAATATTTCATTTTTTCCAAACGATCAGGGTTGTTACGTTTGTTTTTGTTTGTTAGGTAGTTACGTTCTTTACAAGAAGTACATTCTAAAGTGATATTTACGCGCATGATTTTCCCTCCCTCGTTGCAGTCAGTTTTCCAAGATATTTCTCAGACTTTGATATCATACCATCTTTTTATTTTTTTGACTAGTCTTTTTGCGAATTTTGTTAAGTAGTTCTACTTGACGATTTTATAATTGGGCTTCAATGTCCTTCGCAATATCTTCCGGCTTTGTTTGGGACGCGTAGCGTTTAATCACGTTTCCTTCACGATCAACAAGAAATTTTGTGAAATTCCATTTGATGGCTTTGTTAAGTAAACCACCTTGCGCACTCTTCATATAGCTGTACAAAGGATCTTCCTTCTCACCGTTGACATCGATCTTGCCGAATGTTTGGAACGTAGTCTGATAATTTAACTGACAAAATTCAGCTACTTCCACATCTGTCCCTGGCGCTTGATTGCCAAATTGGTTGCAGGGAAAATCTAAGATTTCAAATCCGTTGTCCTTGTAGCGGTCGTATAAGTTTTGCAGACCTTCGTATTGTGGTGTAAAGCCGCAGCCCGTTGCCGTATTGACGATCAATAACACGTCGCCTTTGTAATCTGCTAAAGATTTCTCTGTTCCGTCTGTCTGTTTTACTTCGAAATTATAAACTGTCATAATTTTCACTCCTATTTATAAAAATATCTATTTATTTTTTACTTACTACTCGAGTTTTTGCGAAACCATTCATTTGCTCGTTAAACTAACATGGCCATAGTAAAAAGATAGCCTCCATAAAGCAGCCGAACAAAAAAAGCCAAGGGACAATTGTCCCCTCGCTTTATTGTACGCCATATGTGTCCGCAAATGCATTTATTATGTCTTTTGCGATGGCCTTATTCGTATCGTCATGTTCTTCATCTAAATTCGGCAACATCACACTGATGGCGATTTGCGGTTTGTCGTAAGGTGCATATGCCACGATATTGCTGTTGATCGTACTTACATTTGGATTCCCTTCAGGTACCGTTTCTGCGGTCCCCGTTTTTGCAGCAGGGTCGATCTTAGCAGAAGCTAGATCACGTGCCGTTGTGTAAGGGTCATTGCCATGAACAGCTTGGTAAAACCCTTCGCGGATGATCCCCATTTGATCAGTGGAAATATTCACTTGGTTCAATTTTTTACCAGTGATTTCTTTTTGAAGTTCCCCTAAACCACCGCTATCGGTATTCCCATAGATGCCTTTGACAACGTGAGGAGAGATACGCGTCCCGCCATTTGCGACAGTCGCAGCATATTGCGCCAACTGGATCGGGGTATACGTATCGTATTGTCCAAAGGAAAGGTCCAATAGGTTCCCGCCTCCAGGGCCATTCTCTTTCCCAAACTCAGTATTCACGACCCCCGTCGCCTCATTTGGTAAATCGATTTGTGTTTTCACACCCATCCCATATTCAGCAAATGCATTTCTCAGTTTGTTATACGATTCTTTTGTCGAAGCAATTTCTGGCAAGGTCATGTTTTGCTGGTACTGCACACCTAACATTCGCAGGACAAGCTGCATCATGTATGCATTTGATGACCATTCCAGTGCCTTCACTGTGTTTAAAGGTATCTGATTTCCTATTGCTTTATTGTAAATAGAGCCTTTTAATGACGTACCGGACAATTTGATCGGCTGGTCGATCAACGTATCGTTTCCGCTGATCACGCCGGTTTCATAGCCCGCCGTAACCGTTCCGCCCTTCACGACAGACCCGGGAACAAAGGCATTGGTGATCGTCCCTAGCGTATTTTCTTGCAGCGTTTTGCTGTTGGTGTCATGAGACAATCCTGACATGGCATAAATTTCGCCGGTATTTGGATTCATAGCGACGGCATAAGCACCCGGTGAATACTTGGCGACTCCGCTGTCTACTAATCCTTGGTAATGCTTCCGTAAAATATCATCGACTTTTTTCTGGAAATCGGAATTGATCGTCAAGACGATGTTTGATCCCTTTTCGCCTTTTTTGATTTCCTGTTGCTTCTCAATGTTTCCTTGTTGATTTAATGTAACTTTGTACTCGCCCTTTTTCCCTTGCAGATCAGATTCATATTCTTTTTCTAAATAGCTCTTTCCGACACGATCGTTCCGCGCGTAGCCCTTTTTCAAATATTCATCCGCCACTTCCGCAGGCAAGCCTTCTTTTTCAGTAGTTATATTTCCTAAAATACTTCTCAAAGAGCCGTCCAACGCATCGTTATACGAGCGATCCCAGTCTGTCCCTGTAGACACCCCAGGCAAATCTGAGGCGTGTTCGGCAACGACAGCCAATTCTTCATCGGATACTCCTTCATTCTTGACAAAAACCGTGCTGAGTTCAGAGGCGCTATTCATTCGTTTAAAAATCGTCGCAACTTTTAGCTGCTCTTCATTTAATTGAATCTCGCTGTCCGTAACTTTATCAACCAATTTTTGATACTCATTGGTAGTATCAAGGTTTTTCTCTTTAAAGGATAACCGTTCTTCGGCTTCTTTCAAATGATCCTCATCGGCTAACCAATAATCTTTTTTATCTCGCTCAGTCAGATTTTCATCCGCTGTTACATCAATCAATTTATTGAGTTCGGTTGCCAGCTTCAGAATATCTGACGCCTTCATACTATTCCCACGGGTAAACGTGATCGCTGGATTCGGAACATTATTGACTAATGCCGTTCCCTTGGCATCGTATATTACACCACGAGGAGCATTCTCTTTTACAGTAATGGTCGTTGAGGCTTTCATTTCAGCTTTCATTTTGTCGCCTTCAACGATCTGAAGGTAGCCTAATCTTGTCACTAAAATAACAAACAATCCGAAAATGATAAAAAATAGGAAATTCAAACGAAAAGGAATATGACTTTTGTTTTGATTGCGTCCTTTTTCATCCGCAAGCTTTAATTTTTCAAATAGTTTTTTAAATGGATTCGTAAATTTCATTCATCTTTTCCTTCCACTTTGACAGTTACTTGTCTTATTGTAGCCGAAAAAGGACTTTTTCAAAAGGATTATTCCTATGACCTTTACGATAGTTTAAAAACTTTAAACTTTCCTTCCCAAATGCGACCCAGTGTTTCACGGGCCCATGAAGAAATTTTAAGCAAGCAAAATTATCAGCTTAGGAAATGGTTTTTAAAATAATAGAACCCTCATTTTCTGTGAAACATTCTTTTATCTGCCTGCCTGTGGAAAACTATGGCGAATTAAACAGTGAGTTTTACGCATTTTCTTTAAAAAGTTTTCCACAAATGAATCGAGTCCCTCTCAAGAAACCTAAAAATTGACTAAAAAAAGCGGTTAGTTACGCAGCGCTTCAGTTAAAAAAACGTTCGAACAACGATCGTCTTGTTTTCTTCTCTGCACCTTTCGTCCATTTCTCAAGTTCTTCAGCACTAGCCGTTCCTATTGCGACCTTCTCACGCTTCTTCTCTTCCACGTTTGCAAAATACTCATCCCTGATACGTTGGATCTCGTCATAGGTCAACTGGTTTCGTTTCTTCCCATTCGGAATAGGAATGTAGGTATCGGGATGATGCGTTCGTTGAATAATCAAAAACTGATCAGACGTCTTGCTTTGGTTATTCACCGGATTGCTTTTCTCACGCTTTTGCTTTAGCTCGACCTGTTTATCGACAGGGAGAATGTTTTTCCCTGCTTGCCCCAAAGTAGGAACTGTGCGACTTTTCGCAGTATCCTTTGCCTCCTCTATTTTTTTCTTCTCAGGCTCCTCTGGTGAATTGTCCTCTGAAGTGTCCTCTTCAGAAGCTCGATACTGTAAGTCGACCACTTGACCATACCGATCAAAATCCAAGACCTCTGTGAATTTTCGGATGCCGTTGGTCTCAAAGATCGTCAACATGGTCAGCAATTGGAGCGCCCCTCGGATGTCCTCCATATCCCTCGTTGGATGCGCATTTTTCAAAATCCAGGCATGCTTCTTCCCACGTTCATCTTTAAAAAACATATGGAGCACAAATGAATGACTCGCCAATGCGTCCCTTCGAGTGGGGTCTTTGTCTTTCAAGCAATCTTTATATAAACGAGCCTCTTTGGTGACCTCATAGTAATCCTTTTCTGTAGCAAACAATCGTTGAATCACCTGCTGCCAGTCACTTTGGCTAAACAGTGCTTCAAAAAGTGGTAAAAATCGACGCATCGTCTCACAAGGGACAGAAGTCAAGAATACCTCTCGCAGCAGCTCGTGAAACAAACAAGAGAAGTCCTCCAGGATCAACGCGTTTCGAATCATGATCGCCACTGCATATTCGACTAAAGAAGCCTGATCCTTCGTTTCTTCATAGTTTTTGACTACTCGTTTTTCTAAAGTCCCTCGTTTCATATTTAGCAATTGCCGCGTTCCTAATCGCTTTGATTCCATTTGTTCACCCACTCCATTCTATCCATTATAAAAATGCGCTTTCATTTTGTTATACTTTTTGTTTCCTCTCTTCCAAAATAACTCTCAAGAAAGCAAAAATCTATGGATTTCTAAAAATATCTACCCTTCTTTTTTTGTTTTTTTAAGCGATTAAAATATTTACTGCGCTGCTCTTTAAATAAATAACTGTCTCCAGCGTTTATTCCACAAAAAAAAGTTCAAAAGACAGGTTGCATCTTTTGAACTTTTTCTGTTTTTTTAGCTGCGGCTCAAATTATCAATATCGTCCTTAATAGCATCGACAAAGACATTCAAGTCTTGCACTTCTTGTTCTTCGCTTCCGTAGCGACGAACGTTGACCGTTGCATCATTGACTTCCTTGTCCCCAATTACTAATAGGTAAGGAATTTTTTGTGTTTGCGCCTGACGGATCTTGTAGCCAAGTTTTTCGTTGCGGTCATCTACTTCCACACGAACCCCTTCGCGAATCAAGCGATCTTTTACTTCATACGCGTAGTCGCCATGGTGTTCAGGAGAAACTGGTAAAATCGCGACTTGCTCTGGAGCCAACCATGTTGGGAATGCTCCTTTGTATTGTTCGATCAAGTAAGCTGTGAAGCGTTCCATTGTTGAAACGACACTGCGGTGAACAACGACTGGGCGGTGTTCTTTGCCATCTTCGCCAATGTAAGTTAAGTCAAAGCGTTCAGGTAATAAGAAGTCGAATTGGATCGTTGAAAGTGTTTCTTCTGTTCCAATAGCTGTCAATACTTGAACATCTAGTTTAGGACCGTAGAACGCTGCTTCGCCATCCGCTTCAAAATAATCAAAGCCTGATTCATCCATTACTTCTTTTAACAAGCCTTGAGAAGTTTCCCACATTTCATCGTCATCAAAGTATTTTTCTGTGTTTTCAGGGTCACGGTAGCTTAAACGGAAACGGTAATCTTCGAACCCGAAGTCTTTGTAAACTTCTAAAATCAAGTCTAATGTACGACGGAATTCTTCTTTGATTTGATCTGGACGAACAAAGATATGTGCGTCGTTCATCGTCATTTCACGAACACGCTGCAAGCCTGACAATGCACCTGATTTTTCATAACGATGGTCCATGCCAAGTTCAGCTAAACGAATAGGCAATTCACGGTAAGAATGAATATGGTTTTTGTAGATCATCATGTGGTGTGGGCAGTTCATTGGACGTAAGACTAAGGATTCTTCGCCCTCACCCATGTCCATGATCGGGAACATGTCATCTTTATAATGATCCCAGTGACCAGATGTCTTGTACAAACCAGTATCTGCTAAAACAGGTGTATAGACGTGCTCATACCCCATTGAGATTTCTTTGTCCACGATGTAACGTTCGATGATACGGCGAATCGTTGCACCTTTTGGCAACCAGAAAGGCAGTCCTGAACCTACTTCTTGCGAGATCATAAACAGGTCTAATTCTTTTCCTAATTTACGGTGGTCACGTTCTTTTGCTTCTTCACGCATTTTCAAGAAATGATCCAATTCGTCTTGTTTGAAGAAAGTAGTCCCGTAAATACGTTGCATCATTTTGTTATCAGAATTTCCGCGCCAGTAAGCACCTGCCACTGAAAGTAGTTTCACGATTTTGATTTTTCCTGTTGATGGTACGTGTGGTCCGCGGCATAAGTCTGTAAATTCGCCTTGTGTATACGCCGTGATCACTTCGTCTTCTGGAAGATCAGAAATTAATTCTACCTTATAAGGGTCGTAGCTGAAGAAATCTAAGGCCTCTTGACGACTCATGACTTTGCGTTCGATCGGTAAGTTTTCTTTGATGATCTTCTTCATTTCTTTTTCAATCGCTGGGAAATCTTCTTCGCTGAGTTGATCGCCATCTCCATTGTCTGTGTCGTAATAGAATCCAGACTCGATCGCTGGACCTACGCCGAAATGCATATTCGGGAATAAACGACGGATCGCTTGCGCCATTAGATGCGCACTTGAATGACGAACCAACGCTAATGCTTCTTCGTCACTTTCTGTCACGATTTTTAAAGCTGCATCCTCTTCAATTGGTCGATTTAAATCTTCAAGTTCGCCGTTTACTACAACAGCCAACGCTTTTTTAGCTAATGAACTAGAAATACTTTTTGCAATTTCTAAACCGGTAATGCCTTTGTCAAACTCTTTCGCTGATCCATCTGGAAATGAAATTTTTACCATCCTATAGGTCCCCCTTATTTGTTTTGATTGATAAAAAAAAGTCCTAGTACCGTAACGGTACTAGGACGAATAAACGTGGTTCCACCTAATCTTTGAGCAGAGTTTTCTGCTCCTCACAAGCGATAACGGCGCTGTCCGCCTCTGCATTTGTGCAGAAGTCTCAGAAAGTGGTCATTCCTTGCGCTTGTATGGAAAAGTCTCAGCCATGCTTTTCCTCTCTGATAAACAGCTTTCAAGTTCAGAAGTCTTTCTTCATCAATCAATTACAAGGTAATTATAAACACGTATTGATTTGAATTGCAAGCATTATCTTTGTTATTATTTCCATTTTCCGCCTTGGGCATATCTGTCTTTTTGCATTTCATTGATGATCACATGGATATTCTCTTTTGGTGCGCCGGCAGTTCTTGAAACTGCTTCAGTAACTTCCTCCACCATTTTAGTCAATTGCTCTTCAGATCGTCCTTCTTTTAGCTCGATGTGTACGAATGGCATTGCAAACCGCTCCTTTATTTTTTATTTCTTCCGACTTATTTTATCACAACTCCCAATGAATGGACGTTTAAAGTAATCTTTAATTTTCAAAACTTTCCCAAATCCCACTAGATGAATTCCCTGCTCCAATTTTAAAACAAGCCGAGTATAACTCATTTTTATAAAAACGATAAAGTGTTCCCTTTTTACAAGACAAAATGTTATTGATAGCCCTTTCTTCGTGGTAAAGTGAGAGTATAAGAATGGAGGAACGAACATGGATATCTACTTACATTTTGACGATCAAGCAGCCGATGCCATTGCCTTTTATGAAGAAGTCTTTCACACGGAACCTGCAAATATTATGACATTTGGTCAAATGCCCCATGATGAAGAACATCCTGTTGATGAAGCCATCAAAGAGTTGGTCCTCAACGCGAACTTGAAAATTAACGGTACGAACGTCATGATCTCTGACAGTCCTAAAGGGATGGCGCCTCCGATCGCCATCGGAAATAACGTAGCCTTAGTTTATGATGCAGAGACCGCGGAAGAAGCCTCGGAGATTTTTATGAAGCTCTCTGAAAACGGCGCTATTTTATTGCCTCTTGAAAAAACATTTTGGGCAGAGCTTTACGGAATGGTCAAAGATTCCTACGGCGTCAATTGGCATATAAATCTTTATAGCTAAAGAAAGGAGGGCTTGCACATGGAACAGCAATTTGGGTGTTGTTTGTGGTTTGATGGACATATCCATGAAGCGGCACTGTTTTATACAGGCATTTTTGAGGATAGCACCCTCCTCAACGAAACGCACTTCATCACCGATGAACATGGGACGATCGGGGATTTATTGACCGCGACAGTAGAATTGGCCGGTTGCGAATTTCTATTACTGAACGGCGGCGATACATTCAAGCCGACGCCAGCAATCTCTTATGTCGTCAACTGTGAAAATGAAGAACAGCTCACGACGGTATGGCAGCAGTTGAATCATGATGGAAAAACATTGATGCCGCTGACAGACTATCCCGAGCTAGGCATGTTTGGTTGGACGACGGATCGGTATGGCTTCTCTTGGCAAGTTCGTTTAGGGGAAAATTTACAGACGATCGTTCCCTGCATCTTGTTCGGCAACGACAATTATGGCTTGGCACAGGCGGCGATTGATGAATGGATCGCGGCCTTCGGAGGAAAACAAACGTTTGTCATCAAGGGAAAAGAAGAACGGTTGCGGGCCTCTGGCTTTCAACTTCGCGGGCAAGACTTGATCATAATGGATAGCCCCGATAAACAGGACTTTGATTTTACGATGGGCAATTCCTTTTACTTCTATTTTAAAGACCAATCCGACATCGACCACGCCTGGGAGGCGATCACTCCAGAAGGAAACGAGTGGGCATGCGGCTGGATGGAAGACCGCTATGGGATTTATTGGCAAACGGTCAATCAAGACTTGCTTGACTGGACCAATGACCCCGATCCAGAAAAGGCGCGACGAGCGACACAAGAAATGTATAAAATGAAAAAGATTGATCTTGCTCAAATCAA
It encodes the following:
- the thrS gene encoding threonine--tRNA ligase, which codes for MVKISFPDGSAKEFDKGITGLEIAKSISSSLAKKALAVVVNGELEDLNRPIEEDAALKIVTESDEEALALVRHSSAHLMAQAIRRLFPNMHFGVGPAIESGFYYDTDNGDGDQLSEEDFPAIEKEMKKIIKENLPIERKVMSRQEALDFFSYDPYKVELISDLPEDEVITAYTQGEFTDLCRGPHVPSTGKIKIVKLLSVAGAYWRGNSDNKMMQRIYGTTFFKQDELDHFLKMREEAKERDHRKLGKELDLFMISQEVGSGLPFWLPKGATIRRIIERYIVDKEISMGYEHVYTPVLADTGLYKTSGHWDHYKDDMFPIMDMGEGEESLVLRPMNCPHHMMIYKNHIHSYRELPIRLAELGMDHRYEKSGALSGLQRVREMTMNDAHIFVRPDQIKEEFRRTLDLILEVYKDFGFEDYRFRLSYRDPENTEKYFDDDEMWETSQGLLKEVMDESGFDYFEADGEAAFYGPKLDVQVLTAIGTEETLSTIQFDFLLPERFDLTYIGEDGKEHRPVVVHRSVVSTMERFTAYLIEQYKGAFPTWLAPEQVAILPVSPEHHGDYAYEVKDRLIREGVRVEVDDRNEKLGYKIRQAQTQKIPYLLVIGDKEVNDATVNVRRYGSEEQEVQDLNVFVDAIKDDIDNLSRS
- a CDS encoding ABC transporter substrate-binding protein, whose product is MYKKIVLGTVSLLALFSLAACGQSSDSKDSTTDVRTLTDAQDHKVKIPKKPKKIIASYLEDYLVALDEKPVAQWTVGEGRIQHYLQDDLKGIPTINYDLPYEDVLKFEPDLLLIGSNGSLEGGKYKEYAKIAPTYVVKNGDNVTWRDQLEDIGNVLDKKDQAKEVEKNYDALVTKTKDELKDKIEGKSAAVLWVTNNSAFMVADTRSSGQLLYKELGFEVPKLTKDVSEKATADFSQVSLESLSQLDADYLFLVNSDSGAAMFKDPLWENIPAVKNKQLFEFDGNSSWLYNGPIAYTKMVENIRDTLK
- a CDS encoding ABC transporter ATP-binding protein, which translates into the protein MTNLQTTDLSIGYDKKIVVNDITVEIPKGQITSLIGPNGSGKSTFLKALARILEPAKGEVFIDGENVQRLDTKTVAQKIASLSQSTNQISGLTVEEIVAYGRFPYQKGFSGLKEQDHQLIAWALQATNLMDLKDRTLTTLSGGQQQRVWIAMALAQDTDILILDEPITFLDPAHQLEILELLQEINRQGKTILMTIHDLNHASRFSDYLLGMKKGELVFQGTPKEMFTADTLLNLFDIQATFATLPNSDKPLVIAYDLVKEH
- a CDS encoding peptidoglycan D,D-transpeptidase FtsI family protein — translated: MKFTNPFKKLFEKLKLADEKGRNQNKSHIPFRLNFLFFIIFGLFVILVTRLGYLQIVEGDKMKAEMKASTTITVKENAPRGVIYDAKGTALVNNVPNPAITFTRGNSMKASDILKLATELNKLIDVTADENLTERDKKDYWLADEDHLKEAEERLSFKEKNLDTTNEYQKLVDKVTDSEIQLNEEQLKVATIFKRMNSASELSTVFVKNEGVSDEELAVVAEHASDLPGVSTGTDWDRSYNDALDGSLRSILGNITTEKEGLPAEVADEYLKKGYARNDRVGKSYLEKEYESDLQGKKGEYKVTLNQQGNIEKQQEIKKGEKGSNIVLTINSDFQKKVDDILRKHYQGLVDSGVAKYSPGAYAVAMNPNTGEIYAMSGLSHDTNSKTLQENTLGTITNAFVPGSVVKGGTVTAGYETGVISGNDTLIDQPIKLSGTSLKGSIYNKAIGNQIPLNTVKALEWSSNAYMMQLVLRMLGVQYQQNMTLPEIASTKESYNKLRNAFAEYGMGVKTQIDLPNEATGVVNTEFGKENGPGGGNLLDLSFGQYDTYTPIQLAQYAATVANGGTRISPHVVKGIYGNTDSGGLGELQKEITGKKLNQVNISTDQMGIIREGFYQAVHGNDPYTTARDLASAKIDPAAKTGTAETVPEGNPNVSTINSNIVAYAPYDKPQIAISVMLPNLDEEHDDTNKAIAKDIINAFADTYGVQ
- a CDS encoding DUF6681 family protein codes for the protein MTILLDIINGLNKFLGFLDISPKYSNRAYTLLSIIPTVYILRIVYGLWLNQNYLQLVIYGLVFLGLVYFFVLNFFYYFLDKNVKGDITQLFVKYLPDDAFNIQNEQPKKTKKAFEHAKELPVDFEEDYQLKLVENIQSLIDEKEIKTRDLTKEEGFLIDENTLYPYYYVKQINGDTYQLQIGRNYRELEVIGTIRQAEPLNPIGLFIVGGDFVKGGVRYHEPYRLKFLVKIQAPTPSNTRTRRSKK
- a CDS encoding 2-hydroxymuconate tautomerase; protein product: MPFVHIELKEGRSEEQLTKMVEEVTEAVSRTAGAPKENIHVIINEMQKDRYAQGGKWK
- a CDS encoding VOC family protein translates to MEQQFGCCLWFDGHIHEAALFYTGIFEDSTLLNETHFITDEHGTIGDLLTATVELAGCEFLLLNGGDTFKPTPAISYVVNCENEEQLTTVWQQLNHDGKTLMPLTDYPELGMFGWTTDRYGFSWQVRLGENLQTIVPCILFGNDNYGLAQAAIDEWIAAFGGKQTFVIKGKEERLRASGFQLRGQDLIIMDSPDKQDFDFTMGNSFYFYFKDQSDIDHAWEAITPEGNEWACGWMEDRYGIYWQTVNQDLLDWTNDPDPEKARRATQEMYKMKKIDLAQIKRAHDGTL
- the rpmG gene encoding 50S ribosomal protein L33 — its product is MRVNITLECTSCKERNYLTNKNKRNNPDRLEKMKYCPRERKVTLHKEVK
- a CDS encoding glutathione peroxidase — encoded protein: MTVYNFEVKQTDGTEKSLADYKGDVLLIVNTATGCGFTPQYEGLQNLYDRYKDNGFEILDFPCNQFGNQAPGTDVEVAEFCQLNYQTTFQTFGKIDVNGEKEDPLYSYMKSAQGGLLNKAIKWNFTKFLVDREGNVIKRYASQTKPEDIAKDIEAQL
- a CDS encoding VOC family protein — protein: MDIYLHFDDQAADAIAFYEEVFHTEPANIMTFGQMPHDEEHPVDEAIKELVLNANLKINGTNVMISDSPKGMAPPIAIGNNVALVYDAETAEEASEIFMKLSENGAILLPLEKTFWAELYGMVKDSYGVNWHINLYS